Sequence from the Sphingomonas koreensis genome:
ATGTAACCGCGCTTCTTGGCGCGGGCGACCAGCTTCTTGATGAGCCTTCGTTGAGATCGATCAGCGGCGCATCGCCGGTCTCGGTCGTATCCCCGTCGTCTGCCATGATTGCCTTTGCCATCGATTACCTTCGAAAACCGGATGGCGGCTATTATACGCCGCCTATTCCTGAATTATGCCTCGTCCGCAAGCATCAGATTCGCGAGTCGCGTCTCAAGCTCCGCCTTGCGCCGTACCAGCGCTACCTGACGATCGAACGCTTCGTCGCTGAAACGCGCCTGAACCGCAGCGGTTGCCTCTGCCAACGCAGCATCGACCTGCGGCCTTGCGACAAGCACCGCGATCGCTTCGCCAAGATCGAGCGCCGCCCGTTCCGCGTCCCACTCTTTCTGCGTGAAGGTGAAGCGAAGCGCGTCGGCGCGGAGCAGTTCCGCAGCTATCTGATCAAAACCGGACGCCGCCAATATGGTGCGCAGGCGAGCGGTATCAAGCGCCTGATCTTCAAGGGCGACATCGATCACGGCCTCGAACAGCCGGCCCAGTGCGCCGTCGGCGACACGAAGGCTGGAGAGTGTCTCCATGTGACGGGCGATCTCTGCCGGATGGCGGATCAGACCGGCGAGCACCGCCTTGGCGAGAACGCGGTCGATCCCGGTCGCACCCACCGCCTGTGTGGCCGGGCCGGGGGGCGGTTCGGGCGGCTGCCAGCGCTGGCCGGAGCGGCCAGGCGCGCGGCCTCCCTGCGCGCGCGGCGTGAAAGGCGCGGTGCAGGGGCGAAATGGCGTCGCAACGATTGCGGAACTCGGTAATGTATTCGTGGCGGACATTGCCGTCCTGGATCGTCGCCGCAAGATCGGACAGGCGGCGTTTGAGGCCCGCACGCGCCTCGGGCGTCTCCAGCGGTTCGGCGGCAAGCTCGTGCTGCCAGATACGGTCGGCGAGCGGCTGGGCGGCCTGAAGCAGTGCCTCGAACGCCTGCGGGCCCGCGGAACGGACGAGATCGTCGGGGTCCTGGCCGTTGGGCAGGGTGACAAAGGCAAGGCTGCGGCCGGGCGCCAGATGGGGCAGGGCGCGATGCGCCGCCCGCATCGCCGCCTTCTGTCCCGCCGCGTCGCCATCGAACGCGAGCAGTGGAATGTCCGCCATCCGCCACAGCCGCTCCAGCTGATGCTCGGTCAGCGCCGTACCGAGCGGCGCCACCGCCTCCCGAACCCCGCCTGCGCCAGCGCGATCACGTCCATATAGCCTTCGACCGCGATCACCCGCCCGGTCTTGCGCGACGCGGCCTGGGCGCGATCGAGATTGTAGAGCGTGCGCCCCTTGTCGAAGAGCGGGGTCTCGGGCGAATTCAGATATTTGGGCTCGCCCTCGCCGATGATGCGGCCGCCGAACGCGATCACCCGGCCGCGCGCATCCTTGATCGGGATCATCAGCCGGCCGCGGAACCGATCGTACGGCTCCTTGCCCTCGACCTGGATCAGCATCCCGGCCTCGACCAGCATCGGGTCGCCATAGGCTTTGAGCGTCTCGCGCAATTTGCTGCGCGAATCCGGCGCGAACCCCATGCCGAAGTCGCGCGCCGTATCTGCGGTGATCCGCCGCCGCTCGAGCAGCGCGCGCGCCTCCGCCCCGGCGAGCCCGTGGAGTTGATCGACGTAGAATCTGGCCGCATCGGCCATCGCTTCGTGCAGGCCCTTGGCCTTTTCCGCCTTCTCCGCGGCGCGCGGATCGGCCTGAGGCACGTCCATTCCGCTGCGGCGGCGAGTTCCTTCACCGCATCCATGAAAGGCAGGCCCTGCTGATCGGTCATCCACCGGATCGCGTCGCCATGCGCGCCGCAGCCGAAGCAAATGGTAGAAGCCCTTGTCGTCGTTGATCGTGAACGACGGCGTCTTCTCGTTATGGAACGGGCAGCACGCCTTCCACTCCCGCCCCGCGCGCGTGATCTTCACGCTGCGCCCGATCAGGGCGGACAGCGTGGTGCGCGTGCGCAGTTCGTCGAGAAAGGCGGGGGTGAGACTCATTCCCTCAGTACAGCATGTTCAGGGTGCCTCCGCGGCACGGGAGCGAATGGGAGGCAGATCGGCGGCCCGGCTGACCAGACCCCGGAAGGCATTGTCGAACCGGACATCGGCTATGATCGGGGCGATTGTCACGCCGCGTGCCTGCAGGTCGGCTGGGATGGCATCCGAAGCGTTTGGTTCGTCGTGCACGATCGTGAACGACATGACGATGTTCATCAACGTTCCGAAACGGACAAGGTCGTCGGACAGTTTGGCGGCCTGCAACCGCGTATCCTTTGCCTTGCCGTTTCCCAGCTTCCGCTGACCCGGCCGACATAGGTGAACTTGCCGGTTCGATATCGAACCCGTAAGACCCCAGCGAGAGCGCGGTTTCCCCGCCATGATCTCCGGTTCCGCCGATCACCCATCGCCCCGGGGTAACCGGGATGACGAAGAAGGAGCCATGCGCGTTGGTCGCCCATGCGCGACCCTTGGTGATCTGGGCCACATCGAGATTCTTGCTCGAACCCGGAGAGCCCAGGCCATATTTCCAGACCAGCTTCCCGGTCGTCGGATCCAGGCGGTTGAGATAGATGAAAGGGATGTCGGATTGCGGATGAACGGCAATCACGATGTAGCCCAGCTGATGGTCGACCTTGAGCTCGTTCGGCTTGACGGGCTTGGTCGCATTCGCGGCCGGAATAACCAGAGCCGTTCCGAGAGCCGCGAGCAGGAGAAGTGCGCGTTTCATGGAGCCAGCCTTTTCTTCACCAGGCCGTGCGGAAGCCGCGAGTGCCGCAAATTTCTGCAGTGCCGGTTCGTTCAACCCGTCATCGACGACGGCCATGTCGCCCTTTCCGACGATCGCGTCCCATGCGTCCGGTTGCATGGCATAGCGATCATAGCCGTGCGCGTGCATGCAACGCCGCATGACGGCTGCACGCATGTCGCGGCGATCCTTTCCGCCCATGTAGTTGCCGAGAATGCCCTTGTTGTTGCCGATCATGTCGTTGAGCGAGAGCACTGGAAGCGCCTGCTCCGCACAGAAACGGTAATCGGCAAGCGCGGTCTCCTCCGACACTCCCGGCGCATGAAACATGAAGTGGCGCATCGGATTGATCAAAGACGCCTGTGTCGATTGCGCAAAGGCCGGGCTGACCGAAAAGCCCGACAAGAGCGGAAGCACCGTCAGCGCTATGACGATTGATTTGTGCGAAACCCCCATTTGCCCCTCTTTTAGCTGAGCGCCGCTTTCACCAGCCCCGACGCCTTGCTCATGTCGAGCTGGCTGGCGTGGCGCGCCTTCAGCTCCGCCATCACCCTACCCATGTCTTTCATGCCCGATGCGCCCAGCTCGGCCTTGATCGCCTCGATCGCCGCGCTGGTCTCCGCTTCGCTCATTTGCGCCGGGAGGAACCGCTCGATCACCGCGACTTCGGCCTTCTCCTTGTCGGCAAGCTCCTGGCGCCCGCCCTTTTCGAACATCTCGATCGACTCGCGACGTTGCTTGACCATCTTCTGAAGGACCTCGACCACCAGCGCGTCGTCATCGGTGACCGGGCCCTGGGTCCGCACCTCGATGTCGCGATTCTTGATCGCGCTCTGGATCAGGCGGATGGCGGCCGTGCCTTCCTTGTCGCCGCTCTTCATGGCGGTGATGACGGCAGCCTGGATATCGTCGCGGATCATTTTGTCTCTACCCACAGGTGAATCGGAATTATCCGGCCTTAGACCCCGCAGCCGTCCGACGCGAGGGTTGACGAATTGGGGGGAGGGGTCTAGCGGGCGGGCCTTAGCACACATTGCCGGAAACCCCTGTAGGAGCGCCCTCTCATAATGGCCGACGCGACGCCTTTTACCGTGCCTGAAGGAGCTACAGGCGTTCTTGTTCTTGCGTCGGGCGAAGTGATCTGGGGGCGTGGATTCGGGGCCGAGGGCCATGCCGCGGGCGAAGTCTGCTTCCACACCGCGATGACCGGCTATCAGGAGATCATGACCGACCCGTCCTTCGCGGGCCAGATGATCTGCTTCACCTTCCCCCATATCGGCAATGTCGGCGCCAACCCCGACGATGTCGAGGCGGACAATCCCCATGCGCTCGGCATGATCGTGCGCGAGGACGTGACCGAGCCGAGCAACTTCCGCAGCGTCGAGCGGCTCGACGACTGGATGAAGCAGCATGACCGCATCGGTCTTGCCGGGATCGACACCCGCGCGCTGACTCGCCGCATCCGCGGGCAGGGCGCGCCCAACGGCGTGATCGCCCATTCGGCGAGCGGCGAGTTCGACATTCCCTGGCTGCTCGAGCGAGCGCGCGCCTGGCCTGGGCTCGAGGGCATGGACCTCGCCATCACCGTCACCACCGAGACGCATTTCGGCTGGGAAGGCGGTGTGTGGCGGCTCGGCTTCGGCTATGGTGAAGAGGGTGCCGAGGATGGCCGCCCGCATGTCGTGGCGATCGATTATGGGTCGAAGCACAACATCTTCCGCAATCTGGTTCAGGCCGGCGCCAAGGTGACGGTGCTGCCCGCCACCGCGACCGCCGAGCAGGTGCTGAGCTTCAACCCTGACGGCATCTTTCTGTCGAACGGCCCGGGCGATCCCGCGGCGACCGGCGAATATGCGGTACCGGTGATCCGCGAGCTGCTGGAGACCAAGAAGCCGCTGTTCGGCATCTGCCTTGGCCACCAGCTGCTCGGCCTCGCAGTCGGTGCGCAGACCACCAAGATGTTCCAGGGCCATCGCGGCGCCAACCACCCGGTCAAGCGCCTCAGCGACGGCGCGGTCGAGATCACCAGCATGAACCATGGCTTCGCGATCGATCGCGCGACTTTGCCCGCGAATGTGACCGAGACCCATGTCTCGCTGTTCGACGGCAGCAATTGCGGGATCGAGATCGACGGCGGCCGCGCGTTCAGCGTGCAGTACCACCCCGAGGCGAGCCCGGGGCCGCAGGATAGTTTCTATCTGTTCGAGCGGTTTGTGGGGATGTTGGGGCAACCGGCGTGATTCTTCTGGCAGCAGCGTTGCTGGCTGATCCCGAAGTGGTGACCTGTTCGACGCGAGCCGGCGCCTGCCCGCAGGTCACCCAAATCATTAATAGCGACGCGCAAACTTGTGGCCTGACGGTGACCTTTGGCCCGGAGCCTGACGATGGCCTCAAAATCATTGCAGATGCTTGGCGTTTCACCGTGATTCTGCCGCCGATGGCGACGGATAGCCAAGTGGCCTGCATGGCCAAGGCGAGATCGACCCGGCATGCGCGCCTTTACCCTAATCGCCCTGAAAAGAAGCAATAATGCCCAAACGCACCGACATCTCCTCCATCCTCGTCATCGGCGCCGGTCCCATCGTGATCGGTCAGGCGTGCGAGTTCGACTATTCGGGCACGCAGGCGATCAAGGCGCTCAAGGAAGAGGGCTATCGCATCGTCCTGGTCAATTCGAACCCGGCGACGATCATGACCGATCCCGAGCTGGCCGACGCGACCTATGTCGAGCCGATCACGCCGGCGGTGGTCGCCAAGATCATCGAGAAGGAGCGGCCCGACGCCGTCCTGCCGACGATGGGTGGTCAGACCGCGCTCAACACCGCGCTGGCGCTGGCGAACGACGGCACGCTGGAGAAGTTCGGCTGCATCATGATCGGCGCGGATGCCGAGGCGATCGACAAGGCCGAGGATCGGCTGAAGTTCAAGGACGCGATGACCAAGATCGGGCTGGAATCGGCCCGCTCGGCGATCGCGCACAGCGAGGCCGATGCGCTGGCGGCGCTGGAGAAGGTCGGCCTGCCCGCGATCATCCGTCCCAGCTTCACCATGGGCGGCTCGGGCGGCGGCATCGCCTACAACCGCGAGGAATTCCTCACCATCGTCCGCAGCGGCCTCGACCTGTCGCCGACGACCGAGGTGCTGATCGAGGAATCGCTGCTCGGCTGGAAGGAATATGAGATGGAGGTCGTGCGGGATCGCAACGACAACGCCATCATCATCTGTTCGATCGAGAATATCGACGCGATGGGCACCCATACCGGGGATTCGATCACCGTCGCGCCGGCGCTGACGCTGACCGACAAGGAATACCAGATCATGCGCAACGCATCGATCGCGGTGCTCCGGGAAATTGGCGTCGAAACCGGCGGTTCGAACGTGCAGTTCGCGGTGAATCCGAAGGACGGCCGCCTGATCGTGATCGAGATGAACCCGCGCGTGTCGCGCTCCTCGGCGCTGGCGTCGAAGGCGACCGGCTTCCCGATCGCCAAGGTCGCGGCCAAGCTGGCGGTGGGCTACACGCTCGACGAGATCGAGAACGACATCACCGGCGCGACCCCGGCGAGCTTCGAGCCGACGATCGACTATGTCGTCACCAAGATCCCGCGCTTCGCGTTCGAGAAGTTCAAGGGCGCCGAGGCGACGCTCGGCACCGCGATGAAGTCGGTCGGCGAGGTGATGGCGATCGGCCGCAACATCCATGAATCGATGCAGAAAGCGCTGCGCGGCCTCGAAACGGGCCTCAGCGGCTTCAACAATGTCGATCATCTCGCCGGCGCGCCGCGCGACGAGATCGAGGCGGCGCTGGCGATCCGCTCGCCCGACCGGCTGCTGATCGCGGCGCAGGCGCTGCGCGAAGGCTTCACCGTCGCCGAGGTTCATGCGCTCACCAAATACGACCCGTGGTTCCTTGAGCGGATGGCAGAGATCGTCCGCGCCGAGACCGAGGTCGCTACCAATGGCCTGCCGCAGGACGCGGCGGGGATGCGCAAGCTCAAGTCGATGGGCTTTTCCGACAAGCGGCTGGCCTGGCTGGCGCTGCAATCGGCCAATCTGCGCGAGGGCGCGGGGGCGATGGCGCGCTCTTCGGGGCTGATCGGCGAAGTCGTCAAGGCGATGACCGGCGGCGTGACCGAGGCCGATGTGCGTGCGCACCGCCACAAGCTCGGCGTACGCCCGGTGTTCAAGCGGATCGACACCTGCGCGGCCGAGTTCGATGCCAAGACGCCGTACATGTACTCGACCTATGAAGCGCCGAGCTTCGGCGAGCCCGAGTGCGAGAGCCAGGTTTCGGATCGCAGGAAGATCGTGATCCTGGGTGGCGGTCCGAACAGGATCGGGCAGGGGATCGAGTTCGACTATTGCTGCTGCCACGCATGCTTCGCGCTGTCGGACGCCGGGTTCGAGACGATCATGGTCAACTGCAACCCGGAAACGGTCAGCACCGACTATGACACGTCGGACCGCCTCTATTTCGAGCCGCTGACGGCCGAGGACGTGCTGGAGATCCTGCATGTCGAGCAGTCGAAGGGCGAATTGCTCGGCGTGATCGTGCAGTTCGGCGGGCAGACTCCGCTCAACCTGGCGCGCGCGCTGGAGGCGGCGGGGATCCCGATCCTCGGCACCTCGCCTGACGCGATCGATCTGGCCGAGGATCGCGAGCGCTTTGCCGATCTGGTGTCGAAGCTCGGCCTCAAACAGCCCGCCAACGGCATCGCGCGCAGCCGGGAAGAGGCGATCGCGGTGGCCGAGCGGATCGGTTACCCTGTGCTGACGCGGCCGTCCTATGTGCTGGGTGGCCGGGCGATGGAGATCGTCGATACGGTCGAGCAGCTCGATCATTACATCCAGACCGCGGTTCAGGTGTCGGGCGACGCCCCCGTGCTGATCGACCAGTATCTGCGCGATGCGGTCGAGGTGGATGTGGACGCGATCGCGGACGGCGACGATGTCGTGGTCGCGGGCGTGCTCCAGCATATCGAGGAAGCGGGCGTCCATTCGGGCGACAGCGCCTGCTCGATCCCGCCTTACTCGCTGTCGGCGCAGATCATCGCCGAGATCGAGCGCCAGACCGAGGCGCTGGCGCGCGGGTTGAACGTCAAGGGGCTGATGAACATCCAGTTCGCGGTCAAGGACGGCGAAGTCTACCTGATCGAGGTCAATCCGCGTGCGTCGCGCACCGTGCCGTTCGTCGCCAAGGCGATCGGCGCGCCCATCGCGAAGATCGCGAGCCGGGTGATGGCGGGCGAGAAGCTCAAGGACCTGCCGAAGATCGATCGCGACATCGACTATGTCGCGGTGAAGGAGGCGGTGTTCCCGTTCAACAAGTTCCCGGGCGTCGATCCGGTGCTGTCACCGGAAATGAAGTCCACGGGCGAAGTGATGGGAATCGACAGCGATTTCCCGATCGCCTTCGCCAAGTCGCAACTCGGTGCCGGCATGACCTTGCCGACCGAGGGCCGCGTGTTCGTGAGCGTCAAGGACGGCGACAAGCCGGTGGTGCTGCCGGGCGTGCGTATCCTGGTCGAACAGGGCTTTTCCATCGTCGCGACCGGCGGCACCGCGGACTATCTGGAGGCCAATGGCGTACCGGTCGAGCGCGTCAACAAGGTCGCCCAGGGCCGTCCGCACATCGTCGACCGCATCGTCGATGGCGACATCGCGCTGATCTTCAACACCACCGAAGGCTGGCAGTCGCTCAAGGATAGCGAATCGATCCGTGCGTCGGCGCTGTCGCTCAAGATTCCGTACTTCACCACCGCCCCGGCGAGCGTGGCGGCGGCGCGGGCAATTGCTGCACTTGCGGTCCAGTCCCTTGAAGTCCGCCCGTTGCAGTCCTACTATTCGCAATCGCACAATTGATCCCCCACAACGAAGGTTAGGGTGCGGGCGAGCCAATTCAGGCGCGCCGGGGAAAGGGGTTTTGACGAAGGACGAAATGCGATGGCGACGGTCGAAAAGATGCCGATGCTCCAGGAGGGCTATGAGAAGCTCTCGGCGGAACTGAAGCGCCTCAAAGCCGAACGACCCCTGATCGTGGATGCGATCGAGGAGGCGCGAGCGCATGGCGACCTTTCGGAAAACGCCGAATACCACGCGGCCAAGGAGCAGCAGGGCCAGAATGAGGCGACCATCGCCGACATCGAGGACAAGCTGTCGCGCGCGCAGATCATCGATCCGAAGGAGCTTTCGGGCGACAAGATCGTGTTCGGCGCCACGGTGACGCTGCTGGACGAGGACGAGAAGTCGATCCGCTACCAGATCGTCGGCCTCGCCGAAGCGGACGTGAAGACCGGCCGGATCAGCTACAATTCGCCGATCGGCCGCGCGCTGATCGGCAAGAGCGTCGGCGACGAGGTCGAAGTGACCGTGCCCGCGGGGGACCGCTGGTACGAAGTCAGCAAGATCGAGTTTATTTGAGATTTGCCGCCGCCCCAGCGAGAGCTGGGGCGGCGCAAGGCAAGTCCGTCGCTTCGCCGTGAAAGACCCCAGCTTTCGCTGGGGTGCGGACTACGAGATCAAGCCTGCTGGTCCGGTTCCATCAGGCGGTGCAGGTGCACCACCACATATTTCATCTCGGCATCATCGACCGTGCGCTGTGCTGCGCCGCGCCATGCCTTTTCCGCGCTGGCATAATCCGGAAAGATGCCGACGACGTCGAGCTTGGTCGGGTCCTGGAAATCGAGCGTCATCGGATCGGTCACGCGGCCGCCGAAGACGAGGTGCAGCTTGCTCATGGGAACTCCTGGGGATTGGCTATCCCAGGCGCCTTAACCCGCAGGCCGCACCCCACTCAAGTGTCGTTCAGACAAAGTCGTCAGGCGTCGGTCTTCGCGGTTGCCGCATCCTTGGCCGCTGTGAAGGCGTTGCCGATGATCCTGCCGATCTGATCCTTCGCGGCGTCGCGCTGAGGAAGCAGGGCGTCGATCTCCGCCTTGCCCACGTCCCGCGCCGCCGCAGCCGCGGCACTGGCGCCCTCGGCAATGCGCTTGCCGACGGGGGCGAGCAGCTCCTTTTCCTTGGCCAGGCGCGGCAGCAGCGCGCCGATCACCACGCCCAGGGCCACGCCGCCCGCGACCAGTGCCAGCGGATTGTTCTCGATCTTGTTACCCGGGCGCTGACGGCGGCCGGAAGCTCCGTTCGTTTCGGTCATTTGCTGGATCCTTTCTTCGAACGTTTCAAACTCTTCGCGCCCGCCGCGGTTGCACGCTTGGTGCCGGACCACAGAAGCTTGGCCAACGGTTTTCGCGCCATGAACAGGACCGCAAGGCCGGCGGCAGCGGCGATCGCCCTGGGGCGGGCGCGGACCGCCTGAACGCTGTCGCGCATCAGTCGGCCCGCGACATTCTCGACCGCGTCCTGCGCCAATGTCACAGGATTGAGCTTGCCCTGCATCTCGTCGAGCGTACCCAGCAGCCGCTGCCGCGCGTTCTGCGAGCGTGCACGGGCCTCAAGCAGCGAGACGGGAAGCTGGTCGTCGCTCATGGTGCGTCCTTGGGCCGGGTCGCCCGCCGGAAGCGGCGGAGTGCGGCTCGAGCGAACAAGCCTGCCGTTCCAGTCGCAACCAGCACCACGATCAGCGTGGCGAGGCCGGGGCCGACATAGGGCGTCAGGATCATCACGAAACCGACGATCAACGCGATCGCTGCGGCCTGTGCCAGGAGCAGCACGGCAACCGCGAAGATCGCGGCGGCGCGCGCGTCGGCTAGCCGGTCGAGTGCCAGCGCCCGCCAATAGGCGAGTTCAGCTTCTGCATAAGCTCGCCCATCGCCGACCGCGCGCGCGATCAGCGTGCCGATGCCTTCCTCATCATCCGGCTCGTGACGTTCGTCCACCTGACCCCCCGGAACCGGCGATCAGGCTTTGGGTTTGCCGGAACCGGCGTCGTCAGGAGCACCCTTGTCCGCAAGGTCGCCCGCAGCATCGAGACCGGACTTGAGAAGCCGTGCGAGCACGAAGCCGACGCCCGCGGCGATGCCGACCGCAACTGCAGGGCTTTTCTTCACGAACTCGCGCGCGTCGTCGATCAGGTCATCGACCTGCTTCCCGCGCAGCGATTCGGCGAAGCCCGAAATCTGGTCGGCGGCAGAGCGGGCGTACTGGCCATATTGCTCGCCGAGCTTCTCGTCGACCGATCCGGCGGCGTCGCGCATCAGGTCCGAGAAGCCGTCGAGCGCGCCGCTCGCCTTTTCCTTGCCCGTATCGGCAAAGGCCCGCGCCTTGTCGCCAGCCTGGCCAGCAAGCTTGCCGGCCTCTTCACGCACCTTTTCGGCAGCGCCGCGCTTGGCTTCACCTGCGATCAGCGTGCCGCCTTCGTCGATCGAATTCGTCTCGTCCGCCATCGCTCAAAATCCCTTCCGTTAGCTTCTCCGGATCAACCACGGCGCAGACGGACGGTTCCATCCGTTACATGATTTGCCCGGCGGCGCCGAACGGGATAGAGGCCCGCGCGACACTGTCAGCCCCCAAGGTAGGGAGACCATTTCGTGACCGCAATCATCGACATCCATGCGCGCCAGATTCTTGACAGCCGCGGCAATCCCACGGTGGAGGTCGATGTGCTGCTCGAGGACGGCAGCTTCGGCCGCGCGGCAGTCCCTTCAGGGGCCTCGACCGGCGCACATGAGGCGGTCGAAAAGCGCGACGGCGACAAGAGCGTCTACCTTGGCAAGGGCGTGCTCGAGGCGATCGAGGGCGTGAACAGCGCGATCGCCGAGGAGATTGTCGGCCTCGACGCTGAGGATCAGGCCGATATCGATCACGCGATGATCGAGCTGGACGGCACCGAGAACAAGGGCCGGCTGGGCGCCAACGCGATTCTGGGCGTCAGCCTTGCGGTCGCCAAGGCAGCGGCGGATGCGCGCGGCCTGCCGCTCTACCGCTATGTCGGCGGCGTCTCGGCTCATGTCCTGCCGGTGCCGATGATGAACATCATCAACGGCGGCGAGCATGCCGACAATCCGATCGACTTCCAGGAATTCATGATCGTGCCGGTGGGCGCGGACAGCATCGCCGAAGCAGTTCGGTGCGGCGCCGAGATCTTCCATACGCTCAAGAAGAAGCTGCACGACAAGGGTCTGGCGACCGGCGTGGGCGACGAGGGCGGCTTCGCGCCGAACATCGCATCGACCACCGACGCGCTCGACTTCATCATGTCGAGCATCGAGGCGGCCGGCTACACGCCGGGCGACGATGTGATGCTGGCGCTCGATTGCGCCGCGACCGAATATTATCGCGACGGCGCCTACAAGATGGTGGGCGAGGGCAAGACCTTCTCCTCGGCCGAGAATGCCGATTTCCTCGCGGGCCTGTGCGCGAACTACCCGATCTTCTCGATCGAGGACGGCATGGCCGAGGATGACTGGGATGGCTGGAAGCTGCTGACCGACAAGCTCGGCGGCAAGGTGCAGCTGGTCGGCGACGACCTGTTCGTGACCAACCCGAAGCGCCTGAAGCGCGGCATCGACGGCGGGTACGCCAACTCGCTGCTGGTCAAGGTCAACCAGATCGGGACGCTGACCGAGACGCTCGAGGCGGTGAGCCTGGCGCAGCGTTCGTCCTACAC
This genomic interval carries:
- the eno gene encoding phosphopyruvate hydratase encodes the protein MTAIIDIHARQILDSRGNPTVEVDVLLEDGSFGRAAVPSGASTGAHEAVEKRDGDKSVYLGKGVLEAIEGVNSAIAEEIVGLDAEDQADIDHAMIELDGTENKGRLGANAILGVSLAVAKAAADARGLPLYRYVGGVSAHVLPVPMMNIINGGEHADNPIDFQEFMIVPVGADSIAEAVRCGAEIFHTLKKKLHDKGLATGVGDEGGFAPNIASTTDALDFIMSSIEAAGYTPGDDVMLALDCAATEYYRDGAYKMVGEGKTFSSAENADFLAGLCANYPIFSIEDGMAEDDWDGWKLLTDKLGGKVQLVGDDLFVTNPKRLKRGIDGGYANSLLVKVNQIGTLTETLEAVSLAQRSSYTAVMSHRSGETEDATIADLAVATNCGQIKTGSLARSDRLAKYNQLIRIEEELGDAAVYAGRSILRA
- a CDS encoding DUF3618 domain-containing protein, whose translation is MSDDQLPVSLLEARARSQNARQRLLGTLDEMQGKLNPVTLAQDAVENVAGRLMRDSVQAVRARPRAIAAAAGLAVLFMARKPLAKLLWSGTKRATAAGAKSLKRSKKGSSK
- the carA gene encoding glutamine-hydrolyzing carbamoyl-phosphate synthase small subunit; translation: MADATPFTVPEGATGVLVLASGEVIWGRGFGAEGHAAGEVCFHTAMTGYQEIMTDPSFAGQMICFTFPHIGNVGANPDDVEADNPHALGMIVREDVTEPSNFRSVERLDDWMKQHDRIGLAGIDTRALTRRIRGQGAPNGVIAHSASGEFDIPWLLERARAWPGLEGMDLAITVTTETHFGWEGGVWRLGFGYGEEGAEDGRPHVVAIDYGSKHNIFRNLVQAGAKVTVLPATATAEQVLSFNPDGIFLSNGPGDPAATGEYAVPVIRELLETKKPLFGICLGHQLLGLAVGAQTTKMFQGHRGANHPVKRLSDGAVEITSMNHGFAIDRATLPANVTETHVSLFDGSNCGIEIDGGRAFSVQYHPEASPGPQDSFYLFERFVGMLGQPA
- the carB gene encoding carbamoyl-phosphate synthase large subunit; amino-acid sequence: MPKRTDISSILVIGAGPIVIGQACEFDYSGTQAIKALKEEGYRIVLVNSNPATIMTDPELADATYVEPITPAVVAKIIEKERPDAVLPTMGGQTALNTALALANDGTLEKFGCIMIGADAEAIDKAEDRLKFKDAMTKIGLESARSAIAHSEADALAALEKVGLPAIIRPSFTMGGSGGGIAYNREEFLTIVRSGLDLSPTTEVLIEESLLGWKEYEMEVVRDRNDNAIIICSIENIDAMGTHTGDSITVAPALTLTDKEYQIMRNASIAVLREIGVETGGSNVQFAVNPKDGRLIVIEMNPRVSRSSALASKATGFPIAKVAAKLAVGYTLDEIENDITGATPASFEPTIDYVVTKIPRFAFEKFKGAEATLGTAMKSVGEVMAIGRNIHESMQKALRGLETGLSGFNNVDHLAGAPRDEIEAALAIRSPDRLLIAAQALREGFTVAEVHALTKYDPWFLERMAEIVRAETEVATNGLPQDAAGMRKLKSMGFSDKRLAWLALQSANLREGAGAMARSSGLIGEVVKAMTGGVTEADVRAHRHKLGVRPVFKRIDTCAAEFDAKTPYMYSTYEAPSFGEPECESQVSDRRKIVILGGGPNRIGQGIEFDYCCCHACFALSDAGFETIMVNCNPETVSTDYDTSDRLYFEPLTAEDVLEILHVEQSKGELLGVIVQFGGQTPLNLARALEAAGIPILGTSPDAIDLAEDRERFADLVSKLGLKQPANGIARSREEAIAVAERIGYPVLTRPSYVLGGRAMEIVDTVEQLDHYIQTAVQVSGDAPVLIDQYLRDAVEVDVDAIADGDDVVVAGVLQHIEEAGVHSGDSACSIPPYSLSAQIIAEIERQTEALARGLNVKGLMNIQFAVKDGEVYLIEVNPRASRTVPFVAKAIGAPIAKIASRVMAGEKLKDLPKIDRDIDYVAVKEAVFPFNKFPGVDPVLSPEMKSTGEVMGIDSDFPIAFAKSQLGAGMTLPTEGRVFVSVKDGDKPVVLPGVRILVEQGFSIVATGGTADYLEANGVPVERVNKVAQGRPHIVDRIVDGDIALIFNTTEGWQSLKDSESIRASALSLKIPYFTTAPASVAAARAIAALAVQSLEVRPLQSYYSQSHN
- the greA gene encoding transcription elongation factor GreA is translated as MATVEKMPMLQEGYEKLSAELKRLKAERPLIVDAIEEARAHGDLSENAEYHAAKEQQGQNEATIADIEDKLSRAQIIDPKELSGDKIVFGATVTLLDEDEKSIRYQIVGLAEADVKTGRISYNSPIGRALIGKSVGDEVEVTVPAGDRWYEVSKIEFI
- a CDS encoding GatB/YqeY domain-containing protein, encoding MIRDDIQAAVITAMKSGDKEGTAAIRLIQSAIKNRDIEVRTQGPVTDDDALVVEVLQKMVKQRRESIEMFEKGGRQELADKEKAEVAVIERFLPAQMSEAETSAAIEAIKAELGASGMKDMGRVMAELKARHASQLDMSKASGLVKAALS
- a CDS encoding phage holin family protein codes for the protein MDERHEPDDEEGIGTLIARAVGDGRAYAEAELAYWRALALDRLADARAAAIFAVAVLLLAQAAAIALIVGFVMILTPYVGPGLATLIVVLVATGTAGLFARAALRRFRRATRPKDAP
- a CDS encoding DUF4170 domain-containing protein yields the protein MSKLHLVFGGRVTDPMTLDFQDPTKLDVVGIFPDYASAEKAWRGAAQRTVDDAEMKYVVVHLHRLMEPDQQA